The following are encoded in a window of Sutcliffiella horikoshii genomic DNA:
- a CDS encoding YuzF family protein, with translation MNQADNGMPIQYMVIEPYVYHTLRSIVGTEVVIETTRGSIRGNLKDVKPDHVVLVAGDSSFFIRTAEVIWVMPDN, from the coding sequence ATGAATCAAGCGGACAATGGGATGCCCATTCAATATATGGTGATAGAACCCTATGTATACCATACTTTAAGAAGTATCGTTGGCACCGAAGTGGTCATTGAAACAACGCGAGGATCAATAAGAGGTAACCTGAAGGATGTTAAACCAGATCATGTTGTGTTAGTTGCTGGAGATTCGAGCTTTTTCATTCGAACTGCAGAAGTTATCTGGGTTATGCCTGATAACTAA
- the comGG gene encoding competence type IV pilus minor pilin ComGG, whose amino-acid sequence MNSNWGQSVQAGLRSKQNKGYIFPVTLIISVIVSSFLLHQIENYRLEKMFYHESDQQFELEIMMKFVWDKVEEQLKEEREEIISSFEMPRGEAAVTVKELGTEREIVIVCTTRMAREYKATILYDMEEKKVLGWYETIKLIT is encoded by the coding sequence ATGAATTCAAATTGGGGGCAATCCGTACAAGCTGGACTTCGAAGTAAACAGAACAAAGGGTATATTTTTCCTGTCACACTTATCATAAGTGTAATAGTCTCCTCCTTTTTGCTTCATCAAATTGAAAACTACCGGCTGGAGAAAATGTTTTATCATGAATCGGATCAACAATTTGAGCTGGAAATCATGATGAAATTTGTATGGGACAAAGTGGAGGAACAGTTGAAAGAGGAGAGGGAGGAAATTATTTCGTCGTTTGAAATGCCAAGGGGAGAAGCTGCGGTAACTGTAAAGGAACTTGGAACAGAAAGGGAGATTGTCATTGTCTGCACAACCAGGATGGCGAGGGAGTACAAAGCAACCATCCTTTACGATATGGAAGAAAAGAAGGTACTCGGCTGGTATGAAACAATTAAATTAATCACATAA
- the comGF gene encoding competence type IV pilus minor pilin ComGF: protein MSIFRKHDGFTLLEVLVSFSVILILTAFFPLLLKNLSLLTEKGDGIHPLELEVFIQQATREVRNAKRVSVESNAMVIINQDDQRVTYEFYQKNVRRRVNGTGHELLLHGVESITFKEVNNGAIVNVKGKDEIIHEFKLGAIRTSWTSK from the coding sequence ATGTCCATCTTCCGTAAACATGACGGTTTTACCTTATTGGAGGTCTTGGTCAGTTTTTCAGTCATTCTTATTCTCACCGCGTTTTTCCCTCTTCTACTTAAAAATCTCTCGCTATTGACAGAAAAGGGCGATGGAATTCATCCTTTGGAGCTCGAGGTGTTTATTCAGCAGGCTACAAGGGAGGTTCGAAATGCAAAGAGAGTGTCGGTGGAGAGTAATGCGATGGTCATTATCAATCAAGACGATCAAAGAGTGACATATGAATTTTATCAAAAAAATGTCAGACGTAGAGTTAATGGAACTGGACACGAATTACTCTTGCATGGAGTAGAAAGTATTACTTTTAAAGAAGTGAATAATGGGGCTATAGTGAATGTAAAGGGGAAGGACGAAATAATCCATGAATTCAAATTGGGGGCAATCCGTACAAGCTGGACTTCGAAGTAA
- a CDS encoding type II secretion system protein, with protein sequence MWKSSKGFTLVEVLGALVIWMVIASVLLPGLVRMNQERKGFILDQQARFLLTMELEEIRTGAKLFEDNMVNRNGTTYSLTLVEETVPPVLCVSYMNYKSLEEERCIYVHLP encoded by the coding sequence ATGTGGAAAAGCTCTAAAGGATTTACATTAGTAGAGGTTTTAGGGGCTTTGGTAATTTGGATGGTCATTGCCTCCGTTCTGCTTCCTGGGTTGGTACGAATGAATCAGGAACGCAAGGGATTTATTCTCGATCAGCAAGCAAGGTTCCTTTTGACAATGGAATTGGAAGAAATACGTACAGGTGCCAAATTGTTTGAAGATAATATGGTAAACAGAAATGGCACCACCTATTCCCTGACATTGGTGGAAGAAACCGTTCCGCCAGTGCTGTGTGTGTCCTATATGAATTATAAATCGTTGGAGGAGGAAAGGTGTATTTATGTCCATCTTCCGTAA
- the comGD gene encoding competence type IV pilus minor pilin ComGD, whose amino-acid sequence MLVLSLISIILSVTILNLNATNKNIIAEQFSDQLSNDLLFAQQYAISTKTSVSIIFTPQNNYYRIRQGTFQINEMVYREYHRDVRIDTRTMGERLIYNGNGSINKAGAIGIYVDEMESYRYVFTLGKGRFYVEKL is encoded by the coding sequence TTCTCTCATCTCCATCATTCTATCGGTGACCATCCTTAATCTTAATGCGACCAACAAAAACATAATTGCAGAACAATTTAGCGATCAATTAAGCAATGATCTCTTGTTCGCCCAACAATATGCAATAAGTACGAAAACAAGTGTAAGTATTATTTTTACTCCACAAAATAACTATTACCGTATACGGCAAGGAACCTTCCAGATTAACGAAATGGTATATCGGGAATACCACCGTGATGTAAGAATAGATACACGCACGATGGGAGAAAGACTGATTTACAATGGAAATGGCAGCATTAATAAAGCTGGCGCAATCGGTATTTATGTGGACGAAATGGAAAGCTATCGATACGTTTTCACCTTAGGAAAAGGCCGTTTCTATGTGGAAAAGCTCTAA